CAAAAACCCCGGCGGCTCGAGCTCCGGCGCGGGCGCCGCCGGTGCTGCCGGTTACGGCCCGCTGCATCTCGGCACCGATATCGGCGGCTCGGTGCGGCTGCCGGCCTCCTGGTGCGGCCTCGTCGCGCTGAAGCCGAGCCTCGGCCGCGTGCCGATCGACCCGCCCTATGTCGGCCGCGTCGCGGGGCCGATGACCCGCACCGTCGACGACGCCGCGCTGATGATGAGCGTGCTGTCGCGCCCGGATCGCCGCGACGGCATGAGCCTGCCGGCGCTTGAGGTGAACTGGAAGGCGCTGGAGAAATCGCCGCGCAAGCTGCGTATCGGGCTGATGCTCGATGCCGGCTCCGGCCAGAAGGTCGAGAAGGACGTTCGCGAAATCGCCGTCAAGGCGGCGAAGGCGTTCGAATCCGCCGGCGCCGTCATCACCGAGATCGACGGCATCCTGACGCCCGAGATGCTCGAAGGGCTCGACAATTTCTGGCGCGCGCGGACCTGGGACGAGCTGTCGAAATTGTCTGAGGCCGATCGCGGCAAGACGCTGCCCTATATCCTCAACTGGGCCGAGGCCGGCGCAAAACTCTCTGGCGTCGACGTGGTGCGCGGATTCAACCAGACGATGGCGATCCGCGCAGCCGCCGCAAAATTGTTCTGCGAGGTCGACTACGTGATCTCGCCGGTGTCGCCGGTGGTGAACTTCCCGGCGGAATTCGCATCACCGCTCAACGATCCGGCAAAGCCGTTCGAGCACATCTGCTTTACCGTGCCGTGGAATATGTCGGAGAATCCTGCGTTGTCGATCAACGGCGGCTATGACAAGAAGGGCTTTCCGATCGGCGTCCAGATCATCGGCCGCCGCTTCGACGATATCGGGGTGCTCGGCATGGGCAAGGCGTTCGAAGGCCTGCGTGGCCCGCAGAAGCCGTGGCCGACGCCGCCGAAGAAGTAGATACCTCCACTTGTCATTCCAGGATGGCCCGAAGGGCTGGGCCCGGAATCCATTTCCCCGCAGGTCCGGCTGTGATTTGTGGAGCAATGGATTCCGGGCTCGCGCTTCGCGCGCCCCGGAATGACGTGCTAGAGATCAATCAGAAACGAACGAAGGAAGGAAATCATCCCCATGGCGTATGAGACGATCAAGTACGAGGTCGCCGAGCAGATCCTGACCATCACGCTGAACCGGCCCGACAAGCTCAACGCCTTCAACGCCACGATGCAGCAGGAGCTGATCGACGCGTTTGACAAGGCCGACAAGGACGACGACGTCAGGGCGATCATCGTGACCGGCGAAGGCCGCGGCTTCTGCGCCGGCGCCGACCTCTCCTCCGGCGCGAACACATTCGACCGCGATGCGCGGCGCGGTCCGGTCAAGCGCAATGCCGACGGCAGCGTCGACTACAGCGATCCGCAGGTGCGCGACGGCGGCGGCCAGGTGACGCTGCGCATCTTCAAATGTCTGAAGCCGGTGATCGCCGCGGTGAATGGTCCCGCGGTCGGCATCGGCGTCACCATGCAGCTCGCGATGGATATCCGCATCGCCTCCGAGGCCGCGCGCTTCGGCTTCGTGTTCTCCCAGCGCGGCATCGTGCCGGAAGCCGCCTCGAGCTGGTTCCTGCCGCGCATCGTCGGCATCTCGCAGGCGCTGGAATGGTGCTATTCGGGCCGCGTCTTCCCGGCGCAGGAAGCGCTCGCCGGCCGGCTGGTCAGCAAGGTGGTGCCGCCGGAGGACCTGTTGCCGACCGCGCGTGCGCTCGCCAAGGAGTTCGCGGCCAAGACCGCGCCGGTGTCGGTGGCGCTGATCCGCCAGATGATGTGGCGCATGCTGGGCGCCGACGATCCGATGGAGGCGCACAAGGTCGACAGCCGCGGCATCTATGCCCGCGGCCGCTCCGAGGACGTCAAGGAAGGCGTGGTGTCGTTCCTGGAGAAGCGTCCCGCGCAGTTCAAGAACAAGGTCTC
The window above is part of the Bradyrhizobium sp. PSBB068 genome. Proteins encoded here:
- a CDS encoding crotonase/enoyl-CoA hydratase family protein; translation: MAYETIKYEVAEQILTITLNRPDKLNAFNATMQQELIDAFDKADKDDDVRAIIVTGEGRGFCAGADLSSGANTFDRDARRGPVKRNADGSVDYSDPQVRDGGGQVTLRIFKCLKPVIAAVNGPAVGIGVTMQLAMDIRIASEAARFGFVFSQRGIVPEAASSWFLPRIVGISQALEWCYSGRVFPAQEALAGRLVSKVVPPEDLLPTARALAKEFAAKTAPVSVALIRQMMWRMLGADDPMEAHKVDSRGIYARGRSEDVKEGVVSFLEKRPAQFKNKVSSDMPDYFPWWQERDYK
- a CDS encoding amidase; this translates as MHRPKADAITSLHDLSAVDLLAGYRAKQFSPSEVLEEIISQVATWEPHIKALYLYDPDGARKVAKAATERWQQAEPAGTLDGVPVTIKDNVATKGQPVPLGSASVKLAPAEKDAPPAARLREAGCVIFSKTTMPDYGMLSSGLSSFHPLTRNPWDVSKNPGGSSSGAGAAGAAGYGPLHLGTDIGGSVRLPASWCGLVALKPSLGRVPIDPPYVGRVAGPMTRTVDDAALMMSVLSRPDRRDGMSLPALEVNWKALEKSPRKLRIGLMLDAGSGQKVEKDVREIAVKAAKAFESAGAVITEIDGILTPEMLEGLDNFWRARTWDELSKLSEADRGKTLPYILNWAEAGAKLSGVDVVRGFNQTMAIRAAAAKLFCEVDYVISPVSPVVNFPAEFASPLNDPAKPFEHICFTVPWNMSENPALSINGGYDKKGFPIGVQIIGRRFDDIGVLGMGKAFEGLRGPQKPWPTPPKK